One window of Triticum dicoccoides isolate Atlit2015 ecotype Zavitan chromosome 5A, WEW_v2.0, whole genome shotgun sequence genomic DNA carries:
- the LOC119302264 gene encoding uncharacterized protein LOC119302264 isoform X1: protein MAATAPGAGAVEVSMDDKAKALVAAKIKEGEYKVQMIGQYAVRTDRAIDALEKKVQDIEAVMDLELMLGEYCADLSDMHKARHYYRATSLSEEEKLYLHQIDDFATATIAEYEASVGPVPAFDNHLSLFSQEIPLEFPEPLAPPPASSASASASASASASASASASHHEPAVDNGGDVAC, encoded by the exons ATGGCAGCAACGGCGCCCGGCGCCGGCGCCGTCGAGGTTTCCATG GACGACAAGGCCAAGGCTTTGGTGGCCGCGAAGATCAAGGAAGGGGAGTACAAGGTGCAGATGATAGGACAGTACGCGGTGCGGACGGACCGCGCAATCGATGCGCTGGAGAAAAAGGTGCAGGACATCGAGGCGGTGATGGATCTCGAGCTGATGCTCGGCGAGTACTGCGCCGACCTCTCGGACATGCACAAGGCGCGCCACTACTACCGCGCCACCTCGCTCTCGGAGGAGGAGAAGCTCTACCTCCACCAAATCGACGACTTCGCCACCGCCACCATCGCCGAGTACGAGGCCAGCGTCGGCCCCGTCCCCGCCTTCGACAACCACCTCAGCCTGTTCAGCCAAGAAATCCCACTGGAGTTCCCCGAACCCTTGGCTCCCCCTCCCGCTTCTTCGGCTTCGGCTTCGGCTTCGGCTTCGGCTTCGG cttcGGCTTCGGCTTCGGCTTCTCACCACGA GCCTGCTGTGGACAATGGAGGGGATGTTGCATGCTAA
- the LOC119302264 gene encoding uncharacterized protein LOC119302264 isoform X3, with protein sequence MAATAPGAGAVEVSMDDKAKALVAAKIKEGEYKVQMIGQYAVRTDRAIDALEKKVQDIEAVMDLELMLGEYCADLSDMHKARHYYRATSLSEEEKLYLHQIDDFATATIAEYEASVGPVPAFDNHLSLFSQEIPLEFPEPLAPPPASSASASASASASASHHEPAVDNGGDVAC encoded by the exons ATGGCAGCAACGGCGCCCGGCGCCGGCGCCGTCGAGGTTTCCATG GACGACAAGGCCAAGGCTTTGGTGGCCGCGAAGATCAAGGAAGGGGAGTACAAGGTGCAGATGATAGGACAGTACGCGGTGCGGACGGACCGCGCAATCGATGCGCTGGAGAAAAAGGTGCAGGACATCGAGGCGGTGATGGATCTCGAGCTGATGCTCGGCGAGTACTGCGCCGACCTCTCGGACATGCACAAGGCGCGCCACTACTACCGCGCCACCTCGCTCTCGGAGGAGGAGAAGCTCTACCTCCACCAAATCGACGACTTCGCCACCGCCACCATCGCCGAGTACGAGGCCAGCGTCGGCCCCGTCCCCGCCTTCGACAACCACCTCAGCCTGTTCAGCCAAGAAATCCCACTGGAGTTCCCCGAACCCTTGGCTCCCCCTCCCGCTTCTTCGGCTTCGGCTTCGGCTTCGGCTTCGGCTTCGGCTTCTCACCACGA GCCTGCTGTGGACAATGGAGGGGATGTTGCATGCTAA
- the LOC119302264 gene encoding uncharacterized protein LOC119302264 isoform X2, whose product MAATAPGAGAVEVSMDDKAKALVAAKIKEGEYKVQMIGQYAVRTDRAIDALEKKVQDIEAVMDLELMLGEYCADLSDMHKARHYYRATSLSEEEKLYLHQIDDFATATIAEYEASVGPVPAFDNHLSLFSQEIPLEFPEPLAPPPASSASASASASASASHHEWEPSSGFSFDPPWKRV is encoded by the exons ATGGCAGCAACGGCGCCCGGCGCCGGCGCCGTCGAGGTTTCCATG GACGACAAGGCCAAGGCTTTGGTGGCCGCGAAGATCAAGGAAGGGGAGTACAAGGTGCAGATGATAGGACAGTACGCGGTGCGGACGGACCGCGCAATCGATGCGCTGGAGAAAAAGGTGCAGGACATCGAGGCGGTGATGGATCTCGAGCTGATGCTCGGCGAGTACTGCGCCGACCTCTCGGACATGCACAAGGCGCGCCACTACTACCGCGCCACCTCGCTCTCGGAGGAGGAGAAGCTCTACCTCCACCAAATCGACGACTTCGCCACCGCCACCATCGCCGAGTACGAGGCCAGCGTCGGCCCCGTCCCCGCCTTCGACAACCACCTCAGCCTGTTCAGCCAAGAAATCCCACTGGAGTTCCCCGAACCCTTGGCTCCCCCTCCCGCTTCTTCGGCTTCGGCTTCGGCTTCGGCTTCGGCTTCGGCTTCTCACCACGA GTGGGAGCCCAGTTCTGGCTTCTCGTTCGATCCTCCGTGGAAGCGAGTTTAG